The DNA sequence CGCCACTTCGTTCCCGAACTTCCTGGCGCTGGCCGAACGGGCCGGAATGCGGGTGACTGTGGAGGCTGATTCATGATCAGACAGGTTCCGGTCATAACCATTGACGGCCCTAGCGGGTCCGGCAAGGGCACGGTGGCGGCGCTGCTGGCTGCAAAGCTGGGATGGAATTTTCTTGATTCCGGGGCACTTTATCGCCTGCTTGCCTTCGCAGCCCGCAACCACGGGGTCGATTTGACCAATGAAGAAGCGCTGAAGCTGCTCGCGGCTCATCTTGACGTCCAGTTCGGAGCTGGGGACGGCCATGGTATGCAGATCATTCTCGAAGGGGAGGACGTCACCAGCGCGATTCGCAACGAGCAGGTCGGTGCGGGTGCGTCCCAAGTGGCCGCACTACCGGTCGTTCGAGATGCACTCTTGCAGCGTCAAAAGGCCTTTCGTGAGCCGCCCGGGCTCGTCGCGGATGGGCGAGACATGGGGACCGTGGTCTTTCCGGACGCTCCGCTGAAGATTTTTCTCACCGCCAGTGCCGAGGAAAGGGCACGTCGGCGCTTCCTGCAGTTGAAGGCCAAGGGTGATGATGTTAATCTCGCGAGTCTTCTCGATGAGATACGGGTGCGCGATGAGCGTGATACCCAACGTGAAGTGGCTCCGCTGAAGCCGGCAGACGATGCGGTACAGCTGGACTCTACCGATCTTTCCGTCGAGCAGGTGCTAGGACAGATTCTGAGCGAAGTCGCCAAAGGCGATTTCGCCTGAAGAGCGACCGCCGAGGTGCGGTCCGACGGTTCTCGTTTCGAGAGCTGTTAACAAGGAGGCATGTGGGAGACCAGATCCAGTCCCGCAGGCCTTTTTT is a window from the Pseudomonas sp. MTM4 genome containing:
- the cmk gene encoding (d)CMP kinase is translated as MIRQVPVITIDGPSGSGKGTVAALLAAKLGWNFLDSGALYRLLAFAARNHGVDLTNEEALKLLAAHLDVQFGAGDGHGMQIILEGEDVTSAIRNEQVGAGASQVAALPVVRDALLQRQKAFREPPGLVADGRDMGTVVFPDAPLKIFLTASAEERARRRFLQLKAKGDDVNLASLLDEIRVRDERDTQREVAPLKPADDAVQLDSTDLSVEQVLGQILSEVAKGDFA